A single Macaca mulatta isolate MMU2019108-1 chromosome 15, T2T-MMU8v2.0, whole genome shotgun sequence DNA region contains:
- the NSMF gene encoding NMDA receptor synaptonuclear signaling and neuronal migration factor isoform X18, whose protein sequence is MQPAPQNKRRLSLVSNGCYEGSLSEEPGIRKPAGEGPQPRVYTISGEPALLPSPEAEAIELAVVKGRRQRHPHHHSQPLRASPGGSREDVSRPCQSWAGSRQGSKECPGCAQLAPGPTPRAFGLDQPPLPETSGRRKKLERMYSVDRVSDRAFKGMFLKLWVAKGKVKPKKIKASSHQDRGLDDIPIRTWFPKENLFSFQTATTTMQANFRKHLRMVGSRRVKAQTFAERRERSFSRSWSDPTPMKADTSHDSRDSSDLQSSHCTLDEAFEDLDWDTEKGLEAVACDTEGFVPPKVMLISSKVPKAEYIPTIIRRDDPSIIPILYDHEHATFEDILEEIERKLNVYHKGAKIWKMLIFCQGGPGHLYLLKNKVATFAKVEKEEDMIHFWKRLSRLMSKVNPEPNVIHIMGCYILGNPNGEKLFQNLRTLMTPYRVTFESPLELSAQGKQMIETYFDFRLYRLWKSRQHSKLLDFDDVL, encoded by the exons ATGCAGCCGGCCCCCCAGAACAAGCGCCGCCTGTCCCTCGTCTCCAACGGCTGCTACGAGGGCAGCCTCTCAGAGGAGCCCGGCATTAGGAAGCCCGCAGGCGAGGGCCCCCAGCCTCGAGTGTACACCATCTCTGGGGAGCCTGCCCTGCTGCCCAGCCCCGAGGCGGAGGCCATTGAGCTGGCGGTGGTGAAGGGGCGGCGGCAGCGGCACCctcaccaccacagccagccccTGCGCGCCAGCCCTGGCGGCAGCCGGGAGGATGTCAGCAGGCCCTGCCAGAGCTGGGCGGGCAGCCGCCAGGGCTCCAAGGAATGCCCCGGATGTGCACAGCTGGCTCCTGGCCCCACCCCTCGGGCCTTTGGTCTGGACCAGCCGCCTCTGCCTGAGACCTCTGGCCGCCGCAAGAAGCTGGAGAGGATGTACAGTGTTGACCGTGTGTCTG ACCGTGCTTTCAAAGGAATGTTCCTCAAACTTTGGGTGGCCAAAGGGAAAGTTAagccaaaaaaaatcaaagcGTCAAGTCACCAAGACCGTGGTCTTG aCGACATCCCCATTCGTACCTGGTTCCCCAAGGAAAATCTTTTCAGCTTCCAGACAGCAACCACAACTATGCAAGC GAACTTCCGCAAACACCTGCGCATGGTCGGCAGCCGGAGGGTGAAGGCCCAGA CGTTCGCTGAGCGGCGCGAGCGGAGCTTCAGCCGGTCCTGGAGCGACCCCACCCCCATGAAAGCCGATACTTCCCACGACTCCCGAGACA GCAGTGACCTGCAGAGCTCCCACTGCACGCTGGACGAGGCCTTCGAGGACTTGGACTGGGACACGGAGAAGGGCCTGGAGGCCGTGGCGTGCGACACCGAGGGCTTCGTGCCACCAAAGGTCATG CTCATTTCCTCCAAGGTGCCCAAGGCTGAGTACATCCCCACCATCATCCGCCGGGACGACCCCTCCATCATCCCCATCCTCTAC GACCATGAGCACGCAACCTTCGAGGACATCCTTG AGGAGATAGAGAGGAAGCTGAATGTCTACCACAAGGGAGCCAAGATCTGGAAGATGCTGATTTTCTGCCAG GGAGGCCCTGGACACCTCTATCTGCTCAAGAACAAGGTGGCCACCTTTGCCAAAGTGGAGAAGGAAGAGGACATGATTCA CTTCTGGAAGCGGCTGAGCCGCCTGATGAGTAAAGTGAACCCAGAGCCGAACGTCATCCACATCATGGGCTGCTACATTCTGGGGAACCCCAATGGGGAGAAG CTGTTCCAGAACCTCAGGACCCTCATGACTCCTTATAGGGTCACCTTCGAGTCACCCCTGGAGCTCTCAGCCCAAG GGAAGCAGATGATCGAGACGTACTTTGACTTCCGGCTGTATCGCCTTTGGAAGAGCCGCCAGCACTCGAAGCTGCTGGACTTTGACGACGTCTTGTGA
- the NSMF gene encoding NMDA receptor synaptonuclear signaling and neuronal migration factor isoform X14, translating to MQPAPQNKRRLSLVSNGCYEGSLSEEPGIRKPAGEGPQPRVYTISGEPALLPSPEAEAIELAVVKGRRQRHPHHHSQPLRASPGGSREDVSRPCQSWAGSRQGSKECPGCAQLAPGPTPRAFGLDQPPLPETSGRRKKLERMYSVDRVSDRAFKGMFLKLWVAKGKVKPKKIKASSHQDRGLDDIPIRTWFPKENLFSFQTATTTMQAVFRGYAERKRRKRENDSASVIQRNFRKHLRMVGSRRVKAQTFAERRERSFSRSWSDPTPMKADTSHDSRDSSDLQSSHCTLDEAFEDLDWDTEKGLEAVACDTEGFVPPKVMLISSKVPKAEYIPTIIRRDDPSIIPILYDHEHATFEDILEEIERKLNVYHKGAKIWKMLIFCQGGPGHLYLLKNKVATFAKVEKEEDMIHFWKRLSRLMSKVNPEPNVIHIMGCYILGNPNGEKLFQNLRTLMTPYRVTFESPLELSAQGKQMIETYFDFRLYRLWKSRQHSKLLDFDDVL from the exons ATGCAGCCGGCCCCCCAGAACAAGCGCCGCCTGTCCCTCGTCTCCAACGGCTGCTACGAGGGCAGCCTCTCAGAGGAGCCCGGCATTAGGAAGCCCGCAGGCGAGGGCCCCCAGCCTCGAGTGTACACCATCTCTGGGGAGCCTGCCCTGCTGCCCAGCCCCGAGGCGGAGGCCATTGAGCTGGCGGTGGTGAAGGGGCGGCGGCAGCGGCACCctcaccaccacagccagccccTGCGCGCCAGCCCTGGCGGCAGCCGGGAGGATGTCAGCAGGCCCTGCCAGAGCTGGGCGGGCAGCCGCCAGGGCTCCAAGGAATGCCCCGGATGTGCACAGCTGGCTCCTGGCCCCACCCCTCGGGCCTTTGGTCTGGACCAGCCGCCTCTGCCTGAGACCTCTGGCCGCCGCAAGAAGCTGGAGAGGATGTACAGTGTTGACCGTGTGTCTG ACCGTGCTTTCAAAGGAATGTTCCTCAAACTTTGGGTGGCCAAAGGGAAAGTTAagccaaaaaaaatcaaagcGTCAAGTCACCAAGACCGTGGTCTTG aCGACATCCCCATTCGTACCTGGTTCCCCAAGGAAAATCTTTTCAGCTTCCAGACAGCAACCACAACTATGCAAGC GGTGTTCAGGGGCTACGCGGAGAGGAAGCGCCGGAAACGGGAGAATGATTCCGCGTCTGTAATCCAGAG GAACTTCCGCAAACACCTGCGCATGGTCGGCAGCCGGAGGGTGAAGGCCCAGA CGTTCGCTGAGCGGCGCGAGCGGAGCTTCAGCCGGTCCTGGAGCGACCCCACCCCCATGAAAGCCGATACTTCCCACGACTCCCGAGACA GCAGTGACCTGCAGAGCTCCCACTGCACGCTGGACGAGGCCTTCGAGGACTTGGACTGGGACACGGAGAAGGGCCTGGAGGCCGTGGCGTGCGACACCGAGGGCTTCGTGCCACCAAAGGTCATG CTCATTTCCTCCAAGGTGCCCAAGGCTGAGTACATCCCCACCATCATCCGCCGGGACGACCCCTCCATCATCCCCATCCTCTAC GACCATGAGCACGCAACCTTCGAGGACATCCTTG AGGAGATAGAGAGGAAGCTGAATGTCTACCACAAGGGAGCCAAGATCTGGAAGATGCTGATTTTCTGCCAG GGAGGCCCTGGACACCTCTATCTGCTCAAGAACAAGGTGGCCACCTTTGCCAAAGTGGAGAAGGAAGAGGACATGATTCA CTTCTGGAAGCGGCTGAGCCGCCTGATGAGTAAAGTGAACCCAGAGCCGAACGTCATCCACATCATGGGCTGCTACATTCTGGGGAACCCCAATGGGGAGAAG CTGTTCCAGAACCTCAGGACCCTCATGACTCCTTATAGGGTCACCTTCGAGTCACCCCTGGAGCTCTCAGCCCAAG GGAAGCAGATGATCGAGACGTACTTTGACTTCCGGCTGTATCGCCTTTGGAAGAGCCGCCAGCACTCGAAGCTGCTGGACTTTGACGACGTCTTGTGA
- the NSMF gene encoding NMDA receptor synaptonuclear signaling and neuronal migration factor isoform X19, with protein sequence MQPAPQNKRRLSLVSNGCYEGSLSEEPGIRKPAGEGPQPRVYTISGEPALLPSPEAEAIELAVVKGRRQRHPHHHSQPLRASPGGSREDVSRPCQSWAGSRQGSKECPGCAQLAPGPTPRAFGLDQPPLPETSGRRKKLERMYSVDRVSDDIPIRTWFPKENLFSFQTATTTMQAADSRWFPRVFRGYAERKRRKRENDSASVIQRNFRKHLRMVGSRRVKAQTFAERRERSFSRSWSDPTPMKADTSHDSRDSSDLQSSHCTLDEAFEDLDWDTEKGLEAVACDTEGFVPPKVMLISSKVPKAEYIPTIIRRDDPSIIPILYDHEHATFEDILEEIERKLNVYHKGAKIWKMLIFCQGGPGHLYLLKNKVATFAKVEKEEDMIHFWKRLSRLMSKVNPEPNVIHIMGCYILGNPNGEKLFQNLRTLMTPYRVTFESPLELSAQGKQMIETYFDFRLYRLWKSRQHSKLLDFDDVL encoded by the exons ATGCAGCCGGCCCCCCAGAACAAGCGCCGCCTGTCCCTCGTCTCCAACGGCTGCTACGAGGGCAGCCTCTCAGAGGAGCCCGGCATTAGGAAGCCCGCAGGCGAGGGCCCCCAGCCTCGAGTGTACACCATCTCTGGGGAGCCTGCCCTGCTGCCCAGCCCCGAGGCGGAGGCCATTGAGCTGGCGGTGGTGAAGGGGCGGCGGCAGCGGCACCctcaccaccacagccagccccTGCGCGCCAGCCCTGGCGGCAGCCGGGAGGATGTCAGCAGGCCCTGCCAGAGCTGGGCGGGCAGCCGCCAGGGCTCCAAGGAATGCCCCGGATGTGCACAGCTGGCTCCTGGCCCCACCCCTCGGGCCTTTGGTCTGGACCAGCCGCCTCTGCCTGAGACCTCTGGCCGCCGCAAGAAGCTGGAGAGGATGTACAGTGTTGACCGTGTGTCTG aCGACATCCCCATTCGTACCTGGTTCCCCAAGGAAAATCTTTTCAGCTTCCAGACAGCAACCACAACTATGCAAGC TGCTGACTCGCGGTGGTTTCCCAGGGTGTTCAGGGGCTACGCGGAGAGGAAGCGCCGGAAACGGGAGAATGATTCCGCGTCTGTAATCCAGAG GAACTTCCGCAAACACCTGCGCATGGTCGGCAGCCGGAGGGTGAAGGCCCAGA CGTTCGCTGAGCGGCGCGAGCGGAGCTTCAGCCGGTCCTGGAGCGACCCCACCCCCATGAAAGCCGATACTTCCCACGACTCCCGAGACA GCAGTGACCTGCAGAGCTCCCACTGCACGCTGGACGAGGCCTTCGAGGACTTGGACTGGGACACGGAGAAGGGCCTGGAGGCCGTGGCGTGCGACACCGAGGGCTTCGTGCCACCAAAGGTCATG CTCATTTCCTCCAAGGTGCCCAAGGCTGAGTACATCCCCACCATCATCCGCCGGGACGACCCCTCCATCATCCCCATCCTCTAC GACCATGAGCACGCAACCTTCGAGGACATCCTTG AGGAGATAGAGAGGAAGCTGAATGTCTACCACAAGGGAGCCAAGATCTGGAAGATGCTGATTTTCTGCCAG GGAGGCCCTGGACACCTCTATCTGCTCAAGAACAAGGTGGCCACCTTTGCCAAAGTGGAGAAGGAAGAGGACATGATTCA CTTCTGGAAGCGGCTGAGCCGCCTGATGAGTAAAGTGAACCCAGAGCCGAACGTCATCCACATCATGGGCTGCTACATTCTGGGGAACCCCAATGGGGAGAAG CTGTTCCAGAACCTCAGGACCCTCATGACTCCTTATAGGGTCACCTTCGAGTCACCCCTGGAGCTCTCAGCCCAAG GGAAGCAGATGATCGAGACGTACTTTGACTTCCGGCTGTATCGCCTTTGGAAGAGCCGCCAGCACTCGAAGCTGCTGGACTTTGACGACGTCTTGTGA
- the NSMF gene encoding NMDA receptor synaptonuclear signaling and neuronal migration factor isoform X10, giving the protein MQPAPQNKRRLSLVSNGCYEGSLSEEPGIRKPAGEGPQPRVYTISGEPALLPSPEAEAIELAVVKGRRQRHPHHHSQPLRASPGGSREDVSRPCQSWAGSRQGSKECPGCAQLAPGPTPRAFGLDQPPLPETSGRRKKLERMYSVDRVSDRAFKGMFLKLWVAKGKVKPKKIKASSHQDRGLDDIPIRTWFPKENLFSFQTATTTMQAADSRWFPRVFRGYAERKRRKRENDSASVIQRNFRKHLRMVGSRRVKAQTFAERRERSFSRSWSDPTPMKADTSHDSRDSSDLQSSHCTLDEAFEDLDWDTEKGLEAVACDTEGFVPPKVMLISSKVPKAEYIPTIIRRDDPSIIPILYDHEHATFEDILEEIERKLNVYHKGAKIWKMLIFCQGGPGHLYLLKNKVATFAKVEKEEDMIHFWKRLSRLMSKVNPEPNVIHIMGCYILGNPNGEKLFQNLRTLMTPYRVTFESPLELSAQGKQMIETYFDFRLYRLWKSRQHSKLLDFDDVL; this is encoded by the exons ATGCAGCCGGCCCCCCAGAACAAGCGCCGCCTGTCCCTCGTCTCCAACGGCTGCTACGAGGGCAGCCTCTCAGAGGAGCCCGGCATTAGGAAGCCCGCAGGCGAGGGCCCCCAGCCTCGAGTGTACACCATCTCTGGGGAGCCTGCCCTGCTGCCCAGCCCCGAGGCGGAGGCCATTGAGCTGGCGGTGGTGAAGGGGCGGCGGCAGCGGCACCctcaccaccacagccagccccTGCGCGCCAGCCCTGGCGGCAGCCGGGAGGATGTCAGCAGGCCCTGCCAGAGCTGGGCGGGCAGCCGCCAGGGCTCCAAGGAATGCCCCGGATGTGCACAGCTGGCTCCTGGCCCCACCCCTCGGGCCTTTGGTCTGGACCAGCCGCCTCTGCCTGAGACCTCTGGCCGCCGCAAGAAGCTGGAGAGGATGTACAGTGTTGACCGTGTGTCTG ACCGTGCTTTCAAAGGAATGTTCCTCAAACTTTGGGTGGCCAAAGGGAAAGTTAagccaaaaaaaatcaaagcGTCAAGTCACCAAGACCGTGGTCTTG aCGACATCCCCATTCGTACCTGGTTCCCCAAGGAAAATCTTTTCAGCTTCCAGACAGCAACCACAACTATGCAAGC TGCTGACTCGCGGTGGTTTCCCAGGGTGTTCAGGGGCTACGCGGAGAGGAAGCGCCGGAAACGGGAGAATGATTCCGCGTCTGTAATCCAGAG GAACTTCCGCAAACACCTGCGCATGGTCGGCAGCCGGAGGGTGAAGGCCCAGA CGTTCGCTGAGCGGCGCGAGCGGAGCTTCAGCCGGTCCTGGAGCGACCCCACCCCCATGAAAGCCGATACTTCCCACGACTCCCGAGACA GCAGTGACCTGCAGAGCTCCCACTGCACGCTGGACGAGGCCTTCGAGGACTTGGACTGGGACACGGAGAAGGGCCTGGAGGCCGTGGCGTGCGACACCGAGGGCTTCGTGCCACCAAAGGTCATG CTCATTTCCTCCAAGGTGCCCAAGGCTGAGTACATCCCCACCATCATCCGCCGGGACGACCCCTCCATCATCCCCATCCTCTAC GACCATGAGCACGCAACCTTCGAGGACATCCTTG AGGAGATAGAGAGGAAGCTGAATGTCTACCACAAGGGAGCCAAGATCTGGAAGATGCTGATTTTCTGCCAG GGAGGCCCTGGACACCTCTATCTGCTCAAGAACAAGGTGGCCACCTTTGCCAAAGTGGAGAAGGAAGAGGACATGATTCA CTTCTGGAAGCGGCTGAGCCGCCTGATGAGTAAAGTGAACCCAGAGCCGAACGTCATCCACATCATGGGCTGCTACATTCTGGGGAACCCCAATGGGGAGAAG CTGTTCCAGAACCTCAGGACCCTCATGACTCCTTATAGGGTCACCTTCGAGTCACCCCTGGAGCTCTCAGCCCAAG GGAAGCAGATGATCGAGACGTACTTTGACTTCCGGCTGTATCGCCTTTGGAAGAGCCGCCAGCACTCGAAGCTGCTGGACTTTGACGACGTCTTGTGA